The genomic stretch GTAGCGGGCGTCGAAGAGCCACTGGAAGACGGTGGTGGCGGCGATCGCGGGCATCGCCCAGGCCAGCACCAGTGCGACGGACAGCACCAGGCGCATCTTCTTGCCGAGCCGGGCCAGCAGCAGGCCGATCAGCACACCCAGCACCATGATCAGGGTGACGTTGACGGCGGTGAAGACGATGGTGCGGACGGTGACCCGCCAGAACTGCTCGCCGCCCAGAATGTCCTGGTAGTTGCCGATCCCGCGCCACTCGGTGAGGTGCTGGATCAGCTGCTTCATGTTCAGGTTCTGGAACGAGAGGATCAGGTTCCGCACCATGGGCCAGCCCAGGAAGACCGCGGTGGCGGCCAGGGCCGGGATCAGCAGCAGGTAGGGGGCCTTCCCGGCGGCCCGGCCGGTCCCGCGGCGGCGACCGGGCGGCGGGGCGCCGCCCTTGCCGATCCGTGGCGCGGGATTCTGCACCGCGTCCTCGATCTGCACTGACATGTCCCGCTTCTCCCCATCACCCGGTCGTGCTCGTGCTGGTGGTTCCGTACGGGGGCCGGGACGGCCGGCTCCCGTACGGAACGTTGGTGGCGGTCCCCGCGGCCGGCGCCGCCGCGGGGACCGCGGTCACTGGTTCCGGGGCGCGTCGCGCGGGTCCGTACGGACCGGACCGCCGGACGCGCCGCCGGGGTCACTGCTTCTGCGCCAGCCGCTTGTTGATCTCGGCCTCGACGTCCTTGGCGGCGTCCGCGGGGGCCTTGCCGTTGAGAACCGCGGTCATGTAGTTCTTGATCGGGTTCGGGGTGTTCTCGACCTGGGCCCACTCGGGGATCAGCGGCGTGGTGCCGCTGGACTTGGCGGCGCCGGGCGCGGCGGCCTCGGCGGCCGGGTTGCCCTTGGCGGCGTCCGCGAGGTCGGGGGACTTCGGGCTCCAGCCGACCTCCTTGACCATCTGTCCGTCGTTCTTCTTGGACAGCGCGACCTTCAGGAACTCCTTGGCGAGCTCCTGGTTCTGGCCGCCGCCGGCGACGGCGAAGTTGGAGCCGCCGAGGAAGACGCCCTCGGGCTTGTCGGCGGTCTCGCCCGGAATGGGGAAGAAGCCGATGTCGTCCTTGATGGCCGGGTTGGCCTTGACTGCGGTGGGGCCCTCGTAACCCATGGCGATGATGGCGCCGGTCTTGCCCTTGGAGAAGATCTCCGCCTGCTGCGGGGTGGCCTCGTCCTTGTTCTTCGGGGCGGTGCTGAAGGCCTGGTACTGCTTGTAGATGTCCATGGCCTTGGAGACCTTGGGGTCACCGAGGTTGGAGACCCACTTGCCGCCTTCCTTCTTCACCAGGTCGGCGCCGGTGCCGATGGTCAGGCCGTCGAAGAAGTACCAGTTCTGGCCGGGCAGGTAGAGCGGCTCGGCGTCGGTCTTCTGCTTGATGGTGTCGAACGCCTTGAAGAGCTCCGAGCGGGTCTTGGGCAGTTCCTTGATGCCCGCCTGCGCCCAGATCTTCTTGTTGTACATCACCACGCGGTTGCCCGCGTACCAGGGGAGCGCGTACTGCTTGCCGTCGACGAGGGAGGCCTTGTTGAAGGAGTCGTTCCAGTCCTTGCCGATTTCCTTCTTCAGGTCGCCCAGCTCCGCGAGCGCGCCGGCCTTGGCGTACGCGGCGGTCTGGGTGTTGCCGATCTCGACGACGTCCGGCGGGTTCTCCTCCGACAGGGCGGTGGTCAGCTTCTGCTGGATGCCGTTCCACTGCTGGACGCGGAATTCGACCGTGGCGCCGGTCTTCGCCTTGAAGTCCTCGGCGACCTGCTTGGTCCACTGCGTCGGGTTGGAGCCGTCCATCACCCAGACGATGAGCTTCTTGCCCTTGAAGCCGTCGGCTCCCGCCGACCCGCTGCCGCTGGACCCACAGGCAGCGACACTCACCATCATTCCCGCGACTGCCGTCGCCGCTATGAGCCCACGCTTCATTGCGTTCTCCCCTAAAGGCTGGCTGGTGGTCTTTAATGGTTTAGACCAGTGCCCGCAGCTTGGCCTAGACCTTTTGGGGTGTCAAGGGTGTATAAGAGTCGCTGTCAGGTCCGTTACCGGACCGACATCTCGGGCCTGTCGCCGCGGTAGCGGCGTGTGCCCGCGAGGCAGACGCTACGTTGGCGTCAGGCCCCGCGAGCGGGCACGGACCAGCAAGGGAGCATCGGGACCCCACCCGTGCCACGATGTGAGCCGCTACGTACGGAGGAGCCGGTGACGGCAGCGCGACAGGAGTCGGAGAGGCGGGCCATGGAGACCGACGGGGGCAGTGCGGACAACGGCGGCGGCGCACGCACCGCCCGCGTACCGAAGTACTACCGCCTCAAGCGCCACTTGCTGGAGATCACCGAAACACTGCCGCCGGGCACCCCGGTCCCGCCCGAGCGGACCCTGGCCGCGGAGTTCGACACCTCCCGCACGACCGTACGCCAGGCCCTCCAGGAACTGGTCGTCGAAGGACGGCTGGAACGCATCCAGGGCAAGGGCACGTTCGTCGCCAAGCCCAAGGTCTCGCAGGCCCTGCAACTCACCTCCTACACCGAGGACATGCGGGCCCAGGGCCTGGAGCCCGCCTCACAGCTGCTGGACATCGGCTACGTCACCGCCGACGACCGGCTGGCCGGACTGCTGGACATCGCGGCCGGCGGCCGGGTGCTGCGCATCGAGCGGCTGCGGCTGGCCAGCGGGGAGCCGATGGCCATCGAGACGACCCACCTGTCCGCGAAGCGGTTTCCCGCGCTGCGCCGCAACCTGGTCAAGTACACCTCGCTGTACACGGCACTGTCCGAGGTCTACGACGTCCGCCCGGCGGAGGCCGAGGAGACCATCGAGACCTCGCTGGCCACCCCGCGCGAGGCCGGGCTGCTCGGTACGGACGTGGGCCTGCCGATGCTGATGCTCTCCCGGCACTCGCTCGACGCCGAGGGCGCGCCGGTGGAGTGGGTGCGCTCGGTCTACCGCGGCGACCGCTACAAGTTCGTCGCCCGGCTGCGGCGTCCGGCGGACTGAGGACCCCGACGGCGGGCCGGGTCCGTTTCCGCGCCCGGTAGCGGGGCCGCCCCTTCCCGCGCCCCGCCGCCCGGTCGCGTCGCGGTATGGCGCGATCCGCCCCGCTGCCTCTACGGTCCTTCCGTCGTCGCGTCGACGGGAGGACGTACCGGTGCGCCCAGCAGGCCAGCCCCGAACTGCCGCCAGCCCCCGCAAGATCGCCGTATGGACGGCCGTGGCGCTGGTCGGCGCCGCCGGCTGGACGCTGCTCGCGCTGTCCCGCGGGGAGGAGGTCTCGGCCGCCTGGATGGTCGCCGCCGCGCTCGGTTCGTACGCCATCGGCTACCGCTTCTACGCGCGCTTCATCGCCAC from Streptomyces albofaciens JCM 4342 encodes the following:
- a CDS encoding extracellular solute-binding protein, which codes for MKRGLIAATAVAGMMVSVAACGSSGSGSAGADGFKGKKLIVWVMDGSNPTQWTKQVAEDFKAKTGATVEFRVQQWNGIQQKLTTALSEENPPDVVEIGNTQTAAYAKAGALAELGDLKKEIGKDWNDSFNKASLVDGKQYALPWYAGNRVVMYNKKIWAQAGIKELPKTRSELFKAFDTIKQKTDAEPLYLPGQNWYFFDGLTIGTGADLVKKEGGKWVSNLGDPKVSKAMDIYKQYQAFSTAPKNKDEATPQQAEIFSKGKTGAIIAMGYEGPTAVKANPAIKDDIGFFPIPGETADKPEGVFLGGSNFAVAGGGQNQELAKEFLKVALSKKNDGQMVKEVGWSPKSPDLADAAKGNPAAEAAAPGAAKSSGTTPLIPEWAQVENTPNPIKNYMTAVLNGKAPADAAKDVEAEINKRLAQKQ
- a CDS encoding GntR family transcriptional regulator codes for the protein METDGGSADNGGGARTARVPKYYRLKRHLLEITETLPPGTPVPPERTLAAEFDTSRTTVRQALQELVVEGRLERIQGKGTFVAKPKVSQALQLTSYTEDMRAQGLEPASQLLDIGYVTADDRLAGLLDIAAGGRVLRIERLRLASGEPMAIETTHLSAKRFPALRRNLVKYTSLYTALSEVYDVRPAEAEETIETSLATPREAGLLGTDVGLPMLMLSRHSLDAEGAPVEWVRSVYRGDRYKFVARLRRPAD